From Campylobacter sp. MG1, a single genomic window includes:
- a CDS encoding EAL domain-containing protein, with the protein MTISKKIERKNRQDAAIKLIMPLLLLVFSSVYLFQYINIDLDLFNVLFILCLIFLYFYYFIFIIYSVIKKNVIDEKTGTLLQSEFKKYLNNDDNVVFFTILNINDIKLRLGFENTDRILMKLINKFYSWNENLIIGRITTSDFMILSSINYKILQHEIKKIFFDIKKNRIDGIDLKIEFSMVKSDRNFTKLYLEAQNKLKDKIDVETENIISNSIDLSIRKSDYTIKLQRLMGDEEIYYINYKINTDYPEKLSQNKLENLIIKQNLEYNYYINLLNYLSINYNFNNRVIIKISADFLRNLKFLLFLEEYFKENNYIKNKIIFEFYENELYYDLSSFEEIIKEYQKLGVSFALNRIGLSTSLEYLKRFDFEFGIFDIEFNRKIQNQKYFLIYKNLHDLCKSLNIKTIMRFIDNKNLLDLTKDIKFDYYQGFLFYKDKNLKEMK; encoded by the coding sequence ATGACAATTAGTAAAAAAATTGAAAGAAAAAATAGGCAAGATGCAGCTATTAAGCTCATTATGCCTTTATTACTATTAGTTTTTTCAAGTGTTTATTTATTTCAGTATATAAATATTGATTTAGATTTATTTAATGTTTTATTTATACTATGTTTAATATTTTTATATTTTTATTATTTTATTTTTATAATTTACTCAGTTATAAAAAAAAATGTTATTGACGAAAAAACTGGGACTTTATTACAAAGTGAATTTAAAAAATATCTAAATAATGATGATAATGTCGTATTTTTTACTATTTTGAATATAAATGACATTAAACTTAGATTAGGTTTTGAAAATACCGATAGAATTTTAATGAAATTAATTAATAAATTTTATTCATGGAATGAAAATTTAATTATAGGTAGAATTACGACTTCAGATTTTATGATTTTAAGTTCTATTAATTATAAAATATTGCAGCATGAAATAAAAAAAATTTTTTTTGATATAAAAAAAAATAGAATAGATGGAATTGATTTAAAAATAGAATTTTCAATGGTAAAATCAGACAGAAATTTTACAAAATTATATCTTGAAGCTCAAAATAAATTAAAAGATAAAATTGATGTAGAAACAGAAAATATTATATCAAATAGCATTGATTTGTCTATTAGAAAAAGTGATTATACGATAAAGTTACAGCGTTTAATGGGTGATGAAGAAATTTATTATATTAATTATAAAATTAATACTGATTATCCAGAAAAATTATCACAAAATAAATTAGAAAATTTAATTATTAAACAGAATTTAGAATATAACTATTATATAAATTTGTTAAATTATTTAAGCATTAATTATAATTTTAATAATAGAGTAATTATCAAAATTTCAGCTGATTTTTTAAGGAATTTAAAATTTTTATTGTTTTTAGAAGAATATTTTAAAGAAAATAATTATATAAAAAATAAAATTATTTTTGAATTTTATGAGAATGAATTATATTATGATTTGTCAAGTTTTGAAGAAATAATTAAAGAATATCAAAAATTAGGTGTATCATTTGCTTTGAATCGTATAGGATTATCTACTTCATTAGAATATTTAAAAAGATTTGATTTTGAATTTGGAATATTTGATATTGAATTCAATAGAAAAATACAAAATCAAAAATATTTTTTGATATATAAAAATTTGCATGATTTATGTAAAAGCCTAAATATCAAAACTATTATGAGATTTATTGATAATAAAAATCTACTTGATTTAACAAAAGATATTAAATTTGATTATTATCAAGGCTTTTTATTTTATAAGGACAAAAATCTTAAGGAGATGAAATGA